In [Limnothrix rosea] IAM M-220, a single window of DNA contains:
- a CDS encoding CHAT domain-containing protein, whose translation MFFSSRLYRVWIWVCSSFILVLPTLGSAQIVPDTDPNTATQTRVQVNGTGDRHTIDQGIISGDGTNVFHHFNQFDLPTGETAVFDLQNTPAIANILNRVLGDNPSEINGALEILGGNNPNLFLLNPAGIIFGENASLNIPGDFTATTADNLQFSNGTWLPTSTAADYQALNGTPTGLEFLETAGIILNGADLAVADGKAINLVAHSIVNTGTLTATDGSITLTALPETGTVKLSQAGSLINLEFVPNGSSTLTPLDFARLLTGNDLDLDPVEFALGIAVENDLLQLNSGVSLPPTAGLLFSESALNAGVGNVAIAGSQVGIDSNITGKSLNIDADHTFVLLPNGSLNFANGSGAIASKRVGIYGDITANSLTLSAPEGLEITSPFQVDNWSIATQAVEIGTPQNTTTIDVANPFATDLATSYLDTTWLNASLIAGNGGIMSQGGDMMLSSALPTDNIADHQLTLDSAQKLTLNGAIAPSLNQTGKLSLNFHSQDNLTVDQKLQTGGGNITLKSQNNTFINGDIDVGSGQLFFASDINIGDITLGSTNTEIVEFQGQVDGANNLTVTASEINFLDALGENTPLKNISLNTDDLNVGDRLFGTGEFSLSTKTNSTSLTLGSDVEDRRLNLSDLELNRLGDGFSKLTFAAQDIELLNDLNFSDELTLTTTSGNIQANNFELQAPEIRLSSGGNLILGSIETENLTLGATGNIVGANPLAIADLLTIDTDADVILDNINNNFYQIDLVRARNIFIQDRNHVEFIGSNISGNLQTAAASIQASDLLEVSGSLSFTATEFIDTKDLNTVQDILLTANRVQTEALTTSNGSVNISSIQSINIANISAIDLVSLSSQTSTIASGDIGTNTGSINIFAANNISIKNANTGGKIDLKSNFGSIQAENLAAAKNANIFAQNNIRTKNIAAAQVDLKSELGLVQTNNVVARDSSLTLVSEQGLVLDNVTAATNLNLTSLNGAIATKNMLANNNADVTAVGNLNIGNIAAEKVNLESTSGSIKTSNITAKNAALKVTADQNLIADNLTAATDIHLTSKQGAIATNNLTATKGKVKLAADTNVDVGKVTAKGQITVTAKRGDLTTQDITTQGQAIALTAGDEIQSGDLTSKSITTNGGDITVKAIQAIATGNIDSSALAGDAGDIFIDPIRDIQTGYINAESPLGRAGDVEMIAGQHIRLTETFEAASGDEASISTIGGRANGEIKLSHGGGDDQKFQVGDSRINGSAGALVQGDITIPAGSSFEADIDTVDIKEFREEDFPKTLPSANGQQIEGFSVDFFKDITVEDLAITTEDLVNVERQFADAYIEKFNLKEQSSRPSDQVEKTLQTIKTQTNTEPAVVYAFFRPDISTDSQAEEQGEVEWRFRPSGRWRFQDEPQGKASDVLELVMVTADGTKTRKRIRGATRQEVIFQANRFFSHVTNLRLRNAYLYSARELHRILVEPLEAEMAAAGVDNLTYIMDSGLRVLPLAALHDGQQFLVEKYSLGTMPSFELTNTNYVDLNGSSVLAMGSSEFDETLDLPAVPLELRRVRDQVGEGEIFLNEQFTVENLVAARRHYPHNIVHLATHGEFLPGNLENSYIQFWDERLTLRDLSKLELSSPVVNLLVLSACRTALGNQDAELGFAGLAIASGAKSVLGSLWYVSDEGTLGLMTEFYRALKTSPIKAEALRQAQLAMLRGDVTFKKSTYRITRGEIKPLPHIAPELAVVQTQDFSHPYYWSAFNMVGNPW comes from the coding sequence CCGAATACTGCCACACAAACGAGGGTTCAGGTCAATGGGACGGGCGATCGCCACACCATTGATCAAGGCATTATTTCTGGTGATGGCACCAATGTGTTCCACCATTTCAATCAATTTGATCTGCCTACTGGGGAAACTGCTGTTTTTGATCTGCAAAACACGCCGGCGATCGCCAATATCCTGAACCGGGTACTCGGAGACAATCCCTCGGAAATTAATGGTGCTCTAGAAATCCTCGGCGGCAACAATCCAAATTTATTTTTGCTCAATCCTGCGGGCATTATTTTTGGGGAAAATGCGAGCCTCAATATTCCCGGCGACTTTACCGCTACCACCGCAGACAACCTCCAGTTTAGTAATGGGACTTGGCTTCCCACGAGTACCGCCGCTGACTATCAAGCTTTGAACGGCACACCCACTGGATTGGAATTTTTAGAAACAGCAGGCATCATTCTCAATGGTGCAGATTTGGCTGTGGCAGACGGAAAAGCAATTAACCTTGTCGCCCACAGCATTGTCAACACAGGTACTCTCACGGCGACCGACGGCAGCATTACCCTAACAGCCTTGCCAGAAACAGGCACGGTTAAATTGTCTCAAGCGGGTAGTCTCATCAACCTAGAGTTTGTCCCCAACGGCAGCAGCACCTTAACCCCCCTCGATTTTGCCCGTTTACTGACTGGCAATGATCTGGATTTAGATCCGGTGGAATTTGCCTTGGGCATCGCCGTTGAAAATGATTTACTGCAACTCAATTCTGGGGTGTCTCTCCCGCCAACAGCTGGCCTTCTTTTCTCGGAAAGTGCCCTTAATGCAGGCGTTGGTAATGTGGCGATCGCCGGCTCCCAGGTGGGCATTGATTCAAACATTACCGGGAAGAGTTTAAATATTGACGCAGACCATACCTTTGTTTTATTGCCCAATGGCAGCTTAAACTTTGCGAATGGTAGTGGGGCGATCGCCTCAAAAAGGGTCGGCATTTACGGTGACATTACCGCAAATTCCCTCACGTTAAGCGCCCCAGAAGGTCTGGAAATCACCTCTCCTTTTCAAGTTGATAATTGGTCAATTGCGACGCAGGCAGTGGAGATTGGCACACCGCAAAACACCACCACCATTGATGTTGCCAATCCCTTTGCTACCGATTTGGCGACCAGCTATCTAGATACCACATGGCTCAATGCATCCCTCATCGCCGGCAACGGCGGCATCATGAGTCAGGGCGGGGACATGATGCTCAGTTCTGCGCTGCCGACAGATAATATTGCCGATCATCAGCTCACCCTTGACTCTGCCCAAAAATTAACCCTCAATGGGGCGATCGCCCCCAGCCTAAATCAAACAGGGAAATTGTCCCTAAATTTTCATAGCCAAGATAATTTGACAGTTGACCAAAAACTTCAAACAGGTGGTGGCAATATCACCTTAAAATCCCAAAATAATACGTTTATTAATGGCGATATAGACGTTGGCTCAGGACAGCTTTTCTTTGCATCAGATATTAATATTGGCGATATTACTCTAGGCAGTACTAATACCGAAATTGTCGAATTTCAAGGCCAAGTCGATGGTGCTAATAATCTGACTGTCACTGCCTCTGAAATTAATTTTCTTGACGCACTTGGGGAAAATACCCCGTTAAAAAATATTTCCCTAAACACAGATGACCTTAATGTCGGTGATCGCCTTTTTGGCACAGGAGAATTTAGTTTATCCACTAAAACGAATAGTACTTCCTTGACCCTTGGTTCAGATGTAGAAGATCGTCGCCTAAACCTTTCTGACCTTGAACTTAACCGCTTAGGAGATGGCTTTAGTAAATTGACTTTTGCTGCCCAAGACATCGAGCTTCTAAACGATTTAAATTTTAGCGATGAGCTGACCTTAACCACGACATCTGGAAATATTCAAGCCAATAATTTTGAGCTTCAGGCTCCGGAAATCCGTCTATCTTCCGGCGGTAATTTGATTTTGGGTTCCATTGAAACAGAAAATCTAACCCTCGGCGCGACAGGCAATATTGTAGGGGCAAACCCACTGGCAATCGCCGATTTATTAACAATAGATACTGATGCCGATGTAATTTTAGATAATATCAATAATAATTTTTATCAAATTGATTTAGTACGAGCAAGAAATATTTTTATTCAAGACCGTAACCATGTCGAATTCATTGGCAGTAATATTTCTGGAAATTTACAAACCGCCGCGGCCTCAATTCAAGCCTCAGATTTACTAGAAGTCTCTGGCTCCCTGTCCTTTACGGCAACAGAGTTCATTGACACAAAAGATCTAAATACCGTCCAAGACATTCTTCTTACAGCCAATCGTGTCCAAACTGAGGCGCTAACTACATCAAATGGTAGCGTCAATATATCATCCATTCAAAGTATTAATATAGCCAATATTAGTGCAATAGATTTAGTAAGTTTGTCTAGTCAAACCAGTACAATAGCCAGCGGTGATATTGGGACAAATACGGGTAGCATTAATATTTTTGCAGCGAATAATATTTCTATTAAAAATGCCAATACTGGTGGCAAAATAGATTTAAAAAGTAATTTTGGTTCTATACAAGCAGAAAACCTAGCGGCAGCGAAAAATGCCAATATTTTTGCGCAGAATAATATTAGGACAAAAAATATTGCAGCAGCTCAAGTCGATCTCAAAAGTGAATTAGGCTTAGTTCAAACTAATAATGTTGTGGCGCGCGATTCCTCTTTGACCTTAGTTTCAGAGCAAGGTTTAGTTTTAGATAATGTCACCGCTGCAACGAATCTTAATCTAACAAGTCTCAACGGGGCGATCGCCACCAAAAATATGCTGGCAAATAATAATGCAGACGTTACCGCTGTCGGCAATCTTAATATTGGTAATATCGCTGCAGAAAAAGTTAATTTAGAGAGCACATCGGGCAGCATCAAAACGAGCAATATCACGGCAAAAAATGCTGCTTTAAAAGTCACAGCCGATCAAAATTTAATCGCCGATAATCTGACCGCAGCAACGGATATTCACTTAACAAGTAAACAAGGGGCGATCGCCACCAATAATCTCACTGCAACAAAGGGGAAAGTGAAGCTTGCTGCTGATACAAATGTCGATGTCGGAAAAGTCACAGCAAAAGGGCAAATTACGGTAACAGCAAAACGAGGTGATTTAACAACGCAAGATATTACGACCCAAGGACAGGCGATCGCCCTCACAGCTGGCGATGAAATCCAAAGCGGCGATTTAACGAGCAAATCCATCACGACCAATGGCGGCGACATTACAGTAAAAGCCATTCAGGCGATCGCCACGGGCAATATTGACAGCAGTGCACTGGCCGGAGATGCAGGAGATATCTTTATTGATCCGATCAGAGATATCCAAACAGGCTACATTAATGCCGAATCTCCACTAGGCCGAGCCGGTGACGTAGAGATGATTGCCGGACAACATATCCGTCTCACCGAAACCTTTGAGGCGGCCAGTGGTGACGAAGCCAGCATTTCGACCATTGGCGGCAGAGCAAACGGCGAAATCAAATTGTCCCACGGTGGCGGCGATGACCAAAAATTTCAAGTTGGAGACAGTCGTATCAACGGTAGTGCCGGCGCATTAGTCCAAGGCGACATCACCATTCCCGCCGGTTCTTCCTTCGAAGCCGATATTGATACAGTAGATATTAAAGAGTTCCGTGAAGAGGATTTCCCCAAAACATTACCGAGTGCCAATGGCCAACAAATAGAAGGCTTTTCCGTTGATTTCTTTAAAGATATTACAGTCGAAGATTTAGCCATTACGACTGAAGATTTAGTGAATGTAGAGCGCCAATTTGCAGATGCATACATCGAAAAATTCAATTTAAAAGAACAAAGTAGTCGTCCCAGCGATCAAGTAGAAAAAACCCTACAAACAATTAAAACCCAAACCAATACCGAACCAGCTGTGGTCTACGCTTTCTTTCGGCCTGATATCAGCACCGATAGTCAAGCCGAGGAGCAAGGAGAAGTTGAATGGCGCTTCCGACCCAGTGGCCGCTGGCGATTTCAAGATGAACCCCAAGGAAAAGCCAGTGATGTTTTGGAATTAGTCATGGTTACAGCCGATGGTACAAAGACACGTAAACGTATCCGTGGTGCCACTCGCCAAGAGGTTATCTTCCAAGCGAATCGCTTTTTTAGCCACGTCACAAATCTCCGTCTACGTAACGCCTACCTATATTCGGCACGGGAACTACACCGCATTCTGGTGGAACCTCTAGAGGCTGAAATGGCAGCAGCAGGTGTGGATAATCTCACCTATATTATGGATTCTGGTCTGCGGGTACTGCCCCTAGCTGCGCTACATGATGGTCAACAGTTTTTAGTGGAGAAATATAGCTTGGGTACGATGCCGAGCTTTGAGCTGACCAATACTAACTATGTTGATCTAAACGGTAGTTCTGTCTTGGCGATGGGGTCATCGGAGTTTGATGAGACCTTGGATTTGCCTGCGGTGCCTTTGGAGCTCCGTCGAGTCCGTGATCAGGTTGGTGAAGGTGAGATCTTCCTCAACGAACAATTTACGGTGGAAAATCTAGTCGCCGCTCGCCGTCATTATCCCCACAATATTGTGCATTTGGCGACCCATGGTGAATTTTTACCGGGTAATTTGGAAAATTCCTATATTCAGTTTTGGGATGAGCGTTTAACGTTGCGAGATTTGTCCAAACTCGAATTGAGTAGCCCGGTCGTAAATTTACTGGTGCTATCGGCTTGTCGCACTGCCCTTGGCAACCAAGATGCTGAATTAGGTTTTGCTGGTTTGGCGATCGCCTCCGGTGCGAAATCCGTATTAGGCAGTCTTTGGTATGTCAGTGATGAAGGGACTTTAGGCCTAATGACAGAATTTTACCGAGCCCTGAAAACATCACCCATCAAAGCAGAAGCCCTACGCCAAGCACAATTAGCGATGTTGCGAGGCGACGTAACTTTCAAGAAGAGTACCTATCGCATTACCCGTGGCGAAATAAAACCGTTACCCCATATTGCCCCAGAGTTAGCCGTTGTCCAGACCCAAGATTTTTCCCATCCCTATTACTGGAGCGCTTTTAATATGGTGGGCAATCCTTGGTAA